From Brevibacillus marinus, a single genomic window includes:
- a CDS encoding bifunctional 4-hydroxy-2-oxoglutarate aldolase/2-dehydro-3-deoxy-phosphogluconate aldolase, with the protein MTTLEKVLDCGVVAVIRGAKPDKIMAVAKALYEGGVTTLEITVETPKVLSLIEQVASEYGDRLVVGAGTVLDPETARAAIMAGAQFIFSPTVNPQTIRITKRYGVVSIPGALTPTEILTAYENGADVVKVFPASVFGPGYLKDVHGPLPHIPLMPTGGVDLSNAAAYIKAGAVAVGVGSSLVSFKGEVDEAYLSNLTRTARRFVEIVKEARA; encoded by the coding sequence ATGACCACATTGGAGAAAGTCCTCGACTGCGGGGTTGTAGCCGTCATTCGCGGCGCAAAACCGGACAAGATCATGGCAGTAGCCAAGGCACTCTACGAAGGGGGAGTCACCACGCTGGAAATTACCGTGGAGACGCCAAAAGTGCTCTCGCTGATCGAGCAGGTCGCATCCGAGTATGGAGACAGGCTGGTGGTGGGCGCGGGAACGGTATTGGACCCGGAAACGGCGCGTGCCGCGATTATGGCCGGCGCCCAATTTATCTTCTCTCCGACCGTAAATCCGCAGACGATCCGGATCACCAAACGCTACGGCGTTGTGAGCATCCCCGGTGCCCTGACCCCGACAGAGATTTTGACCGCGTATGAAAACGGCGCGGATGTAGTCAAGGTGTTCCCCGCCAGCGTTTTTGGGCCCGGCTACCTGAAGGACGTTCACGGCCCGCTGCCGCACATCCCGTTGATGCCGACCGGCGGCGTCGATCTTTCCAATGCCGCCGCTTATATCAAGGCGGGCGCGGTAGCCGTGGGAGTCGGAAGTTCGCTTGTCAGCTTCAAGGGCGAGGTAGATGAAGCCTATTTGTCCAATCTGACCCGGACGGCCCGCCGCTTTGTCGAGATTGTCAAGGAAGCCCGGGCGTAG
- a CDS encoding GntR family transcriptional regulator, with amino-acid sequence MKLNLNPIVKEETTKERAYKEIKSAILKGYISSDEVFTEVQLAESLNTSRTPIREAVQDLIKEGLLIAIPRKGLTVRKITEGELEQIFMLRISIESEVIKKLTGMINEKQLTELKQICKQQEAAMNDGDEAEFIKHDQQFHLTLPRFANYELVEQVLLNLHDLSTLIGLQAVKRKNRMAEVLREHLAIIEAMGTRDPSLAANRMIEHLRLTNQSIKLQKKGESSS; translated from the coding sequence ATGAAGTTGAATCTAAACCCGATTGTCAAAGAAGAAACGACCAAGGAGCGAGCTTACAAAGAAATCAAGAGCGCGATACTGAAAGGCTACATATCCAGTGACGAGGTCTTTACGGAAGTACAGCTTGCGGAATCGTTGAACACATCTCGGACGCCGATTCGCGAGGCGGTTCAGGATCTGATCAAGGAGGGATTGCTGATTGCCATCCCCCGAAAAGGCTTGACCGTCAGAAAGATCACGGAAGGCGAGCTGGAGCAAATTTTTATGCTGCGCATTTCCATTGAGAGTGAAGTGATCAAGAAACTGACCGGGATGATCAATGAGAAGCAGCTGACAGAATTGAAGCAGATCTGCAAACAACAAGAAGCGGCGATGAACGACGGCGATGAAGCGGAGTTCATCAAACACGACCAGCAATTTCATCTCACCTTGCCCCGATTTGCCAACTACGAACTGGTTGAGCAGGTGCTGCTTAATCTGCACGATTTGAGCACACTGATCGGGTTGCAGGCAGTAAAGCGGAAAAACCGCATGGCTGAGGTTCTCCGGGAACATCTGGCGATTATCGAAGCGATGGGGACGCGGGATCCGAGCCTGGCAGCAAACCGCATGATCGAGCATCTCAGGCTGACGAACCAGTCGATCAAGTTACAGAAGAAAGGAGAGTCATCGTCATGA
- a CDS encoding pyridoxamine 5'-phosphate oxidase family protein, translating into MSKVENQLSPELVEKLQGQTVVYVSVVHPESRRIYTAALSWVFATGDKTIRFAVDSKSEMITILESDPNITLSFIGGESAYAVSGQASIKVRKTEGLTLKMALIEVAVQEVRNIMFYGGKIVQEPVFIKSYNADLAKKLDNEIKEALYAL; encoded by the coding sequence ATGAGCAAAGTAGAAAACCAACTTTCGCCCGAGCTGGTGGAAAAGCTGCAGGGGCAGACCGTAGTCTATGTCAGCGTCGTCCATCCGGAATCAAGGCGGATTTACACAGCCGCCCTGTCCTGGGTGTTCGCCACGGGCGACAAGACGATCCGGTTTGCTGTCGACAGCAAGTCGGAGATGATAACCATTCTGGAAAGCGATCCGAACATCACGCTCAGTTTCATCGGGGGCGAGAGCGCCTACGCCGTTTCCGGACAAGCGTCGATCAAGGTGCGCAAGACGGAAGGGCTGACGTTAAAAATGGCGTTAATTGAAGTCGCTGTGCAGGAAGTGCGGAACATCATGTTCTACGGCGGGAAAATCGTGCAGGAACCCGTCTTCATCAAGAGCTACAATGCAGACTTGGCCAAAAAGCTGGACAACGAAATAAAAGAGGCGTTGTACGCCTTGTAA
- a CDS encoding 4-hydroxyphenylacetate 3-hydroxylase family protein — protein sequence MTRTGKQYLASLQDNRCVYIGGERVADVTTHPAFAGIAQSIAGMYDYAADPANDMTYVTEDGTIANKIYMMPKSREELAARREAIAKWARLTCGFVGRSPDHVASFLAGFASHPEVFARGGERFKENVQRFYKYARDNDQFVTYVIIPPQIDRSKAAHEQQEKFLPVGVYEERADGIVVRGSQMLGTSSAVSNYLFVSCITPLRPGDEDYAISFVVPMDAPGLKLYARPSFAQDKPSTFDYPLSTRFDESDSLVVFDDVFVPWENVFVYKNIDLCRAQFHETPAHIWGNNQAQTRFAVKLKFLLGIARKIAEINGTDKFPQVQEKLGDLASLAASVEGALLASEYSCTIDRNGMARPNPRFLYGVVGLQDYFYPTAIKILRELAGGGVLQIPSSYKELLNPETRDDIRRYIRTGSGDSETRIKLFKLAWDVIGSEFGGRHQQYEMFYNGAPYVVKGYSFRNYGFQEALELVDEFLNSYGLPQEEGVETVDKRAGVGREA from the coding sequence ATGACAAGAACAGGCAAACAGTATTTGGCTTCTCTGCAGGACAACAGATGTGTGTACATTGGCGGAGAACGCGTGGCGGATGTGACCACCCATCCTGCCTTTGCCGGCATCGCGCAAAGTATCGCCGGGATGTATGATTACGCTGCAGATCCTGCCAACGACATGACCTATGTAACCGAAGACGGGACCATCGCCAACAAGATTTACATGATGCCGAAAAGCCGGGAGGAACTGGCGGCGCGCCGTGAAGCGATTGCCAAATGGGCGAGGCTGACTTGCGGTTTTGTCGGCCGCAGTCCCGACCACGTCGCCAGCTTTCTCGCCGGTTTCGCCAGCCATCCGGAAGTATTTGCACGCGGCGGCGAGCGGTTCAAAGAGAACGTCCAGCGCTTCTACAAATACGCTCGTGACAACGATCAGTTCGTCACCTATGTGATCATTCCGCCGCAGATCGACCGCAGCAAGGCGGCGCACGAACAGCAGGAAAAATTCCTGCCGGTAGGTGTGTATGAAGAGCGGGCGGATGGGATTGTCGTACGCGGCTCGCAGATGTTGGGGACCAGTTCGGCGGTGAGTAACTATCTCTTCGTCAGCTGCATTACGCCGCTGCGTCCCGGTGACGAGGATTACGCGATTTCGTTTGTCGTTCCGATGGATGCGCCCGGGTTGAAGCTGTACGCCCGTCCCAGCTTTGCCCAAGACAAACCAAGTACCTTTGACTACCCGTTGTCTACTCGATTCGATGAAAGCGATTCGTTGGTAGTGTTTGACGATGTCTTCGTCCCTTGGGAAAACGTGTTTGTCTACAAGAACATCGATCTGTGCCGCGCCCAGTTTCACGAGACTCCCGCTCACATCTGGGGGAACAATCAGGCGCAGACCCGTTTTGCCGTCAAACTGAAGTTCTTGCTCGGGATCGCGCGGAAAATCGCCGAGATCAACGGAACCGACAAATTTCCGCAAGTACAGGAAAAACTGGGCGATTTGGCGTCCCTCGCCGCCAGCGTGGAGGGAGCGCTGCTAGCTTCGGAATACAGCTGCACGATTGACCGCAACGGAATGGCCCGCCCGAACCCGCGTTTCTTGTACGGGGTGGTGGGGCTGCAGGACTACTTCTATCCGACGGCGATCAAAATTTTACGCGAATTGGCGGGTGGCGGAGTGCTGCAAATTCCTTCCTCCTACAAGGAGTTGCTCAACCCGGAGACCAGGGACGACATTCGCCGCTACATTCGCACCGGAAGCGGCGATTCCGAAACGCGGATTAAACTGTTCAAGCTGGCTTGGGATGTAATCGGCTCCGAGTTTGGCGGCCGTCATCAACAATACGAAATGTTCTACAATGGCGCGCCCTACGTCGTAAAAGGATATTCGTTCCGCAACTATGGATTCCAGGAGGCCCTGGAGTTGGTGGACGAATTCCTGAACAGCTACGGTTTGCCGCAAGAAGAAGGCGTGGAAACGGTTGACAAGCGTGCGGGAGTGGGAAGAGAAGCGTAA
- a CDS encoding carbon-nitrogen family hydrolase, which produces MKVASVQVEIKDQESKEQRIARVETMLDGLAGFDLVVLPEIWATGYFSFDRYHQEAEELDGPFVRRMSAKAKQLRSYLFAGSFVERQGEHYYNTSVLIDPDGEMVGTYRKIHLFRYGSAEGELLKRGEEITVCDTRFGKVGLATCYDLRFPELFRKQVDLGAEILLITSAWPHQRLAHWNLFNSVRALENQCFLISCNCVGTTQNVLLGGHSQVVDPWGITIASGGEHETIVKAEIDPAEITRIREVFPQLKHRVL; this is translated from the coding sequence ATGAAGGTAGCATCCGTTCAAGTGGAAATCAAGGACCAGGAGTCAAAAGAGCAGCGGATCGCCCGCGTGGAAACCATGCTTGACGGATTGGCAGGCTTTGACCTGGTCGTTCTGCCGGAGATTTGGGCCACCGGGTACTTTTCCTTTGACCGCTATCATCAAGAGGCGGAAGAACTGGACGGTCCGTTTGTCCGGCGCATGTCGGCAAAAGCAAAGCAACTGCGCAGCTACCTGTTTGCCGGCAGTTTTGTCGAGCGGCAGGGAGAGCACTATTACAACACCAGTGTCTTGATTGACCCGGATGGCGAGATGGTCGGGACGTACCGCAAGATCCACCTGTTCCGTTACGGCTCCGCCGAGGGGGAACTGCTAAAAAGGGGCGAGGAAATCACGGTTTGCGACACTCGCTTTGGCAAAGTGGGACTTGCCACCTGCTATGATCTGCGTTTTCCGGAGCTGTTCCGCAAACAGGTGGATCTGGGAGCGGAGATTTTGCTCATCACCTCGGCTTGGCCGCATCAACGCTTGGCCCACTGGAACCTGTTCAACTCTGTGCGTGCTCTGGAAAACCAGTGTTTCCTGATCTCCTGCAACTGTGTCGGGACCACGCAAAACGTGCTCTTAGGGGGGCACAGTCAGGTCGTCGACCCGTGGGGGATCACGATCGCATCGGGCGGAGAACACGAAACAATCGTGAAAGCGGAGATTGATCCGGCAGAGATCACCCGGATTCGCGAAGTTTTTCCCCAATTGAAACATCGCGTCCTGTAA
- a CDS encoding DUF2848 domain-containing protein encodes MRLHTADSIIDWKPQRLVIAGYTARDQEAVKTHIAELMELGVPAPKQIPMLYDLSPELLQTAETITVVRNDSSGEAEVVLLDIEGRWYVGLGSDHTDRVLEAVSVQKSKQVCAKPIAADVWPLESVIDHWDEIELRSWVTVNGEEKLYQSGKLDEFLAPQDLLAIVQERDYAAANMALFCGTLALKDGQFQYGEAFRAELYDKKTERIIQLAYHVKQLKDAEEE; translated from the coding sequence ATGAGACTGCATACAGCCGATTCGATCATAGATTGGAAACCGCAGCGACTGGTGATTGCGGGTTACACCGCTAGAGACCAGGAGGCCGTGAAGACACACATTGCGGAATTAATGGAACTTGGCGTACCGGCACCGAAACAGATTCCCATGCTGTACGATCTCTCTCCGGAACTTTTGCAGACAGCGGAGACGATTACGGTCGTCCGAAATGATTCCAGCGGGGAAGCGGAAGTCGTCCTGCTGGACATCGAGGGGCGCTGGTATGTCGGGTTGGGCAGCGACCATACCGACCGGGTGCTGGAAGCCGTCTCCGTGCAAAAATCAAAACAGGTTTGCGCCAAACCGATCGCAGCAGACGTGTGGCCGCTTGAATCAGTCATCGATCACTGGGACGAGATCGAACTGCGCAGTTGGGTTACCGTCAACGGTGAAGAGAAGCTTTACCAATCAGGAAAACTGGATGAGTTTCTCGCTCCCCAAGATTTGCTGGCCATCGTTCAAGAGCGCGACTATGCGGCAGCCAATATGGCCCTGTTCTGCGGCACACTCGCCCTTAAAGACGGACAGTTTCAATATGGCGAGGCGTTTCGTGCCGAACTGTATGACAAAAAAACCGAGCGCATCATTCAACTTGCTTATCATGTCAAACAGCTCAAAGATGCAGAGGAGGAATAA
- a CDS encoding cupin domain-containing protein, whose protein sequence is MAKPELEFTDYRKFAARPFSKVEGLSERVIAEDPETKVATRILQFEPGTDTSPNGVQIHDFWEELYIIEGSIIDLTLNEEFTAGMVACRPPGMKHGPWKSPNGCKIFEVRYYAK, encoded by the coding sequence ATGGCGAAACCGGAACTGGAATTCACCGACTATCGGAAGTTTGCGGCACGGCCCTTTAGCAAGGTGGAAGGGTTGTCGGAACGGGTGATTGCCGAAGATCCCGAGACCAAAGTGGCCACCCGCATCCTGCAGTTTGAACCGGGCACCGATACCTCGCCCAATGGCGTCCAGATCCACGACTTTTGGGAGGAGTTGTACATCATCGAAGGATCGATTATCGACCTCACGCTCAACGAAGAGTTTACGGCAGGGATGGTAGCATGCCGTCCGCCCGGCATGAAACACGGTCCGTGGAAATCGCCAAACGGCTGCAAAATTTTTGAAGTTCGTTACTATGCCAAGTAA
- a CDS encoding TRAP transporter substrate-binding protein, translating into MKKSGKMMGVITSGLLLSMLLTACGGGAAPAASSQGGTAGETAEESLTLKVAYITKENSAWHLAGERMDSILKEKSNGRISLELYPGGQLGNETDMMQQINTGSVDMGFITAAQLSSSSAAFGAWLLPFVIDSHQQAYELMQSDEAKALFDTLTNDNVHGLGYMTSGFRYMLSTKPIESMEQLKGLKLRTTPSPTILDYWTALQASPTPMPLTEVYTSMQTGVIDAVDIDSESLVNEKLSEVAKHLTPDKHMYWASAILINKDRWNSLSEEDKKLIEEAVATAMKENIEYVETIEADLLANYQEKYGITNIYELKDKEQLIQQVQPVIDTWVQKAPEIGNFLEKAKQIAAE; encoded by the coding sequence ATGAAAAAGTCAGGAAAAATGATGGGCGTGATTACGTCTGGCTTGCTCTTGTCCATGCTTTTAACTGCTTGCGGCGGAGGCGCTGCACCCGCCGCCTCCTCGCAAGGAGGTACTGCCGGCGAGACGGCAGAGGAAAGCTTGACGTTAAAGGTCGCCTACATCACCAAGGAAAACAGCGCGTGGCATCTCGCGGGAGAGCGGATGGACTCGATTCTCAAGGAGAAGTCCAACGGCCGCATCAGCTTGGAACTGTATCCGGGCGGGCAGCTGGGGAATGAAACAGACATGATGCAGCAGATCAATACCGGCAGTGTCGACATGGGCTTTATTACCGCGGCACAGTTGAGCAGTTCTTCCGCTGCGTTTGGCGCCTGGCTGCTGCCGTTTGTCATCGATTCGCACCAGCAGGCCTATGAACTGATGCAGAGTGACGAGGCCAAGGCTTTGTTTGACACGCTGACCAATGACAACGTGCATGGATTGGGCTACATGACTTCCGGATTCCGTTACATGCTGTCGACCAAGCCGATCGAAAGCATGGAGCAATTGAAAGGATTGAAACTGCGGACGACGCCCAGCCCGACGATTCTTGATTACTGGACCGCGTTGCAGGCCAGCCCGACACCGATGCCGCTGACCGAAGTATACACCTCGATGCAAACCGGGGTGATCGACGCGGTTGACATCGATTCCGAGTCGCTGGTCAATGAAAAGTTGTCGGAAGTGGCCAAGCACCTGACCCCGGACAAGCACATGTACTGGGCAAGTGCCATTCTCATCAACAAAGACCGCTGGAACTCGTTGTCTGAGGAAGACAAGAAATTGATTGAAGAAGCTGTCGCAACGGCGATGAAAGAGAACATCGAGTACGTAGAGACGATCGAAGCAGACCTGTTGGCCAACTATCAAGAGAAATACGGCATAACCAACATCTATGAATTGAAAGACAAAGAACAGCTGATACAGCAAGTGCAGCCGGTCATTGACACCTGGGTTCAAAAAGCGCCGGAAATCGGTAATTTCCTGGAGAAAGCAAAGCAAATCGCAGCTGAGTAG
- a CDS encoding TRAP transporter small permease codes for MISFIAGLLEKLLAWLSILLGAALTINMVVAVFFRYVINHAIYWADELSLYLFCWITFLGACLALKRYEMAAVTLLLDRLSAKARRLLELVIHVCILLFALVITYYSTIWVMSPSVDLYSPTIPIKLSMLYSILPISMVCMIVFSLDHIIRLLNDGKPGEGENQK; via the coding sequence GTGATTTCCTTCATCGCTGGCCTTTTGGAAAAGCTGTTGGCCTGGTTAAGCATCCTGTTGGGAGCTGCTTTAACGATTAACATGGTTGTCGCGGTGTTTTTCCGCTACGTGATCAACCATGCGATCTATTGGGCAGACGAACTGTCGCTCTATCTATTCTGTTGGATCACATTTCTTGGCGCATGTTTGGCTTTGAAACGATACGAAATGGCGGCGGTCACGCTGTTGCTTGACCGCCTGTCGGCTAAAGCCCGCCGCCTGCTGGAACTGGTGATCCACGTATGTATCTTGCTGTTCGCTCTCGTCATCACGTACTATTCGACGATCTGGGTAATGAGTCCCAGCGTTGATCTGTACTCGCCCACGATTCCGATCAAACTGTCCATGCTCTATTCCATCCTTCCCATCAGTATGGTTTGCATGATCGTTTTTTCCTTGGATCACATCATCCGCCTGCTGAACGACGGGAAGCCGGGGGAAGGGGAGAATCAGAAATGA
- a CDS encoding TRAP transporter large permease encodes MISAVAFFLLMIIGVPLAFVLGIATLLYVFSTGNLVVLQSLPSKLFNGLQNFGLVAIPMFILLGEIMNHGGITNRLIEFAKVIFGQLRGGLAYVNVVANMFLVSIIGSANAQTAVMSRVVVPAMEKEGYSRDFSTALTASASIMGPLIPPSMPFIIYGVTAGVSIGSLFLSGIIPGVLFGVAFALYIYLIAKKKNFPKSERVSWSEALKATSYVLPALTIPILVMVGITSGVFTATESAAVAAFLAFIVGAFFYRELKWRHLPDILLRTIITTSTVTFLLATSNIFGWVLNFERIPQMITNAFLYLADNQFVFLLLVNLLLLIVGMFLEGVAALILLTPILLPAATKFGVDPVHLGAIMVINLTMGLLTPPVGTVLFIASATAQVKIERLVRSLIPFLVISLAILLLITYVPWTTQWIPSMFAPQ; translated from the coding sequence ATGATATCCGCTGTCGCTTTTTTTCTACTGATGATCATCGGGGTGCCGCTCGCCTTCGTGCTCGGTATTGCTACCCTGCTGTATGTCTTTTCGACAGGCAATCTGGTGGTTTTGCAGTCGCTGCCGTCCAAACTGTTTAACGGACTGCAAAACTTTGGGCTGGTGGCGATCCCCATGTTTATCTTATTGGGCGAGATCATGAACCACGGGGGAATCACCAACCGCCTGATCGAGTTTGCCAAGGTGATCTTCGGTCAATTGCGCGGCGGACTAGCCTATGTCAACGTCGTCGCCAACATGTTTCTCGTTTCCATCATAGGATCGGCCAACGCGCAAACGGCAGTCATGAGCCGAGTCGTTGTGCCGGCGATGGAGAAAGAAGGTTACAGCCGCGATTTCAGCACAGCCCTGACCGCCAGCGCATCGATTATGGGACCGCTGATTCCGCCGAGCATGCCGTTTATCATCTATGGCGTGACCGCCGGCGTCTCGATTGGCAGTCTGTTTTTATCCGGGATTATTCCAGGTGTGTTGTTTGGTGTCGCATTTGCCTTGTATATCTACCTGATTGCCAAGAAGAAAAACTTTCCCAAGTCGGAGCGCGTTTCCTGGAGCGAGGCGCTGAAGGCAACCTCCTATGTGCTGCCGGCCCTAACCATTCCCATCCTCGTCATGGTCGGCATTACCTCCGGAGTTTTTACTGCCACGGAATCGGCAGCCGTCGCTGCCTTCCTTGCGTTCATTGTGGGCGCCTTTTTTTATCGAGAGTTGAAATGGCGGCACCTGCCGGACATCCTACTGCGGACGATCATCACCACATCAACGGTCACCTTCTTATTGGCTACCTCAAATATTTTTGGGTGGGTACTCAATTTCGAGCGGATCCCGCAAATGATTACCAACGCCTTCCTGTACTTGGCTGACAATCAGTTCGTCTTTCTCTTGCTGGTGAACCTGCTGCTGTTGATTGTCGGCATGTTCCTGGAAGGTGTGGCCGCGCTGATTCTGCTCACACCGATTCTGCTCCCGGCGGCGACCAAGTTTGGTGTCGATCCGGTTCACCTGGGGGCGATTATGGTCATCAACTTGACGATGGGACTGCTGACACCGCCCGTGGGGACCGTTCTGTTTATCGCATCTGCGACGGCGCAGGTGAAAATAGAGCGCTTGGTACGCAGCTTGATTCCCTTTCTGGTCATCTCGTTGGCAATCCTGCTCTTAATCACCTACGTGCCGTGGACCACACAGTGGATTCCGAGTATGTTCGCACCGCAATAA
- a CDS encoding tetratricopeptide repeat protein has protein sequence MRTTCEKWAGQIARAHGWGGKHRTCGAGSACDKQVLLERAAHHAEQGCLCQAAKAMNGYFRLVKCPQSATRVADLAIGVFLLGLWQERLQRKQLLWPRKIGFLCACLEKLSVHAFTQVLEQLYQHSKRYQSFVLLFALLERAVERFAGQPGKLFQLWAKDSSARYYVHDYQRGYESSLRALQYRDYADEAAYSQVLVRHGNLCLQLKKYKEALFSYLQGYHLRANADESFALACKVNSGRAYFKLCDYENARKQWEEVLAKAAANDELRIHLLTDLTFLELTRGDFAKGMNLYCETERMLSRLPQQKKEAYASEALLHERNGALIRYVTQPEQGMRQLLATACKMTKSPLKDEIFETVYLMVVFLAKYGNILGEEDLRKLENLKEYIV, from the coding sequence ATGCGTACAACCTGTGAGAAGTGGGCCGGACAAATCGCGCGAGCTCACGGCTGGGGCGGCAAACATCGCACTTGCGGCGCCGGCTCAGCGTGTGACAAGCAGGTACTGCTGGAGCGGGCCGCGCACCATGCCGAGCAGGGCTGCCTGTGTCAAGCGGCCAAGGCGATGAACGGCTACTTCCGGCTGGTCAAATGCCCGCAGTCCGCAACGCGGGTGGCAGATTTGGCGATTGGCGTGTTTCTGCTCGGCTTGTGGCAGGAGCGTCTCCAGCGCAAGCAACTGCTTTGGCCGCGGAAGATCGGCTTTCTTTGCGCCTGCCTGGAGAAGCTGTCCGTTCACGCTTTCACACAAGTGCTTGAGCAGCTCTATCAACACAGCAAGCGGTATCAATCGTTTGTCCTGCTGTTTGCGCTGCTGGAGCGGGCGGTCGAGCGGTTTGCCGGCCAACCCGGAAAGCTGTTTCAGTTGTGGGCCAAGGATTCCTCGGCACGGTATTACGTGCACGATTATCAAAGAGGGTATGAATCATCATTACGGGCGCTGCAATACCGTGATTACGCTGACGAAGCGGCCTATTCCCAGGTACTGGTGCGACACGGCAACCTCTGCCTGCAGTTGAAGAAGTACAAGGAAGCGTTGTTTTCGTACTTGCAGGGATATCATCTGCGGGCGAACGCGGACGAGTCCTTTGCATTGGCCTGCAAGGTGAATAGCGGCCGCGCCTACTTCAAGCTGTGTGATTACGAAAACGCGCGAAAACAGTGGGAAGAAGTGTTGGCCAAAGCGGCGGCGAATGATGAGCTGCGCATTCACTTGTTGACCGATTTGACCTTTCTGGAACTGACGCGAGGCGATTTTGCGAAGGGCATGAACCTCTACTGCGAGACGGAGCGCATGCTTTCGCGCCTGCCGCAGCAAAAGAAAGAAGCGTATGCCAGTGAAGCGCTGCTGCACGAGCGCAATGGTGCGTTGATCAGGTACGTAACACAACCGGAACAAGGGATGAGACAGCTGTTGGCCACCGCCTGCAAAATGACAAAATCTCCCTTAAAAGACGAAATATTCGAAACCGTCTATTTAATGGTTGTCTTTTTGGCTAAATATGGTAACATATTGGGTGAGGAGGATCTCCGCAAGCTGGAGAACCTCAAAGAATATATCGTTTGA
- a CDS encoding helix-turn-helix domain-containing protein, whose product MTFGTRLKRLRQQMGLSQQELANRIGLNRSTYARYETDDNQADYQTLQKLADFFGTSVDYLLGRTAAAKPAEPAANAADPASGDLKAFISERRILYFGGEQLELSEEEQAELLRHMRLAWMIIKEKRQEQAAKQAKRGKNPHHPPS is encoded by the coding sequence ATGACGTTTGGAACACGCCTAAAGCGCTTGCGTCAGCAAATGGGCTTGTCCCAGCAGGAATTGGCCAACCGGATCGGTCTCAACCGCTCCACATACGCCCGCTACGAAACGGATGACAACCAGGCCGACTATCAAACCCTGCAAAAGCTGGCTGATTTTTTTGGCACGAGCGTAGATTACCTGCTCGGACGAACCGCTGCAGCAAAGCCGGCGGAACCCGCTGCCAACGCAGCAGATCCGGCCAGCGGCGATCTCAAGGCTTTTATCAGCGAACGGCGTATCCTGTACTTCGGCGGCGAACAGCTGGAGCTGTCCGAGGAAGAGCAAGCGGAACTGCTCCGCCACATGCGGCTGGCCTGGATGATCATCAAGGAAAAAAGACAGGAACAAGCCGCCAAACAAGCAAAGCGCGGCAAAAACCCGCACCATCCCCCATCGTGA
- a CDS encoding helix-turn-helix transcriptional regulator, protein MRDYQWLEALRLQQGLTQAEVARRAKIDRTYYTKIERGKTPSVRVAMRIADALGFRWTLFYESHCALSAQKTALRSRAGTDERKTGRA, encoded by the coding sequence ATGAGGGACTATCAGTGGTTGGAAGCACTGCGACTGCAGCAGGGATTGACGCAGGCGGAGGTTGCGCGGCGGGCGAAGATTGACCGCACCTACTACACCAAAATCGAGCGGGGGAAAACTCCCAGCGTCAGGGTGGCGATGCGGATCGCGGATGCGCTCGGATTTCGCTGGACGCTTTTTTATGAATCGCATTGTGCTCTTTCCGCGCAAAAAACGGCACTCAGGTCACGGGCGGGGACAGATGAGCGCAAGACAGGGAGAGCGTGA